A section of the Roseivirga sp. BDSF3-8 genome encodes:
- a CDS encoding pinensin family lanthipeptide: MKKKINLENLQIASFITETDKESVKAGSKYKTDSPVCPTENTGCFVCPPYTTDCEEM; this comes from the coding sequence ATGAAAAAGAAGATCAACCTCGAAAACCTCCAGATTGCCTCATTTATAACTGAGACAGATAAGGAATCAGTGAAGGCTGGGTCAAAGTACAAGACAGACTCACCTGTATGTCCTACAGAAAATACAGGGTGTTTTGTATGCCCTCCTTATACTACTGATTGTGAGGAAATGTAA
- the rmuC gene encoding DNA recombination protein RmuC has product MPSLQLVLFIFSALGAGLALGYIIIKQKYSAYASPESVRELEQSIWTMEQQCETFRQQNQHLESSLEQSGNIREQLIRSEEERRYLNEKLTTQKQELEKLYGQMTERFELLAGQTLERNAETFGKSQQERLSLLLNPLKEKIADFEKKVEETHRQQFGETKGLKEELRRMEALNLQMRDDARHLTEALKGDQRTQGHWGEMVLEKILERSGLTESLEFHRQKALNVSGAVSVSQRPDIIVDLPGHRQIIIDSKVSLKAYESCLNTEDEAERKKHFKAHLDSIRNHVKGLSEKHYYQLQKVNSLEFVLLFIPVEASYSLAFRQDHTDLFSYAWERKIIVVSPTTLMATLRTIASLWKTEKQHANALRIAEEGGKLYDKLYAFIKDLEKVGRHLDQTTGAYDDAMKKLHEGRGNLLDRAEKLKDMGVTAKKSLGD; this is encoded by the coding sequence ATGCCATCATTACAATTAGTCCTATTCATCTTTAGTGCGTTGGGGGCCGGCCTTGCACTCGGCTACATAATCATTAAGCAAAAGTATAGCGCCTACGCAAGCCCGGAATCAGTACGTGAACTGGAACAGTCCATCTGGACAATGGAACAGCAATGCGAAACCTTCCGGCAGCAAAATCAACACCTGGAGTCTTCACTTGAACAATCGGGAAACATTCGGGAGCAATTAATCAGGAGTGAAGAAGAGCGACGCTACCTCAACGAAAAGCTGACCACTCAAAAGCAGGAGCTGGAAAAACTATATGGCCAGATGACTGAACGATTTGAGCTGTTGGCAGGGCAAACACTTGAAAGGAATGCAGAGACATTCGGTAAATCGCAACAGGAGAGACTTTCTCTGCTTCTAAATCCTTTGAAGGAAAAAATCGCTGATTTCGAAAAGAAGGTGGAAGAAACTCATCGACAGCAGTTTGGCGAGACGAAGGGGCTAAAAGAGGAGCTAAGGCGTATGGAAGCGCTGAATCTGCAGATGAGGGACGATGCACGACACCTAACTGAAGCGCTTAAAGGGGACCAAAGAACGCAGGGCCATTGGGGGGAAATGGTACTGGAAAAAATCCTGGAGCGTAGCGGGCTTACAGAAAGCCTCGAATTTCACAGGCAAAAAGCCCTGAACGTATCCGGGGCTGTATCAGTTAGCCAGCGACCGGATATCATAGTAGACCTGCCTGGCCACCGGCAGATAATTATAGACAGCAAGGTTTCTCTTAAAGCCTATGAAAGCTGCCTGAACACAGAAGATGAGGCAGAAAGAAAGAAACACTTTAAAGCCCACCTTGATAGCATACGCAATCATGTTAAAGGCCTGAGCGAAAAGCACTATTATCAACTTCAAAAAGTTAATAGTCTGGAGTTTGTATTGCTCTTTATCCCCGTAGAGGCCAGCTATAGCCTAGCTTTCAGGCAGGATCATACAGACTTATTCAGCTACGCATGGGAGAGAAAAATCATTGTGGTCAGCCCCACCACTTTGATGGCCACCTTACGAACGATTGCCAGCCTGTGGAAAACGGAAAAACAACACGCGAATGCCCTCCGGATAGCGGAAGAAGGCGGCAAACTATACGATAAACTATATGCTTTTATCAAAGACCTGGAAAAGGTAGGCCGGCACCTGGACCAAACTACCGGTGCATACGACGATGCTATGAAAAAACTGCACGAGGGCCGGGGTAATCTTCTGGATAGGGCGGAAAAACTCAAGGATATGGGCGTTACAGCTAAAAAAAGCCTGGGAGATTAA
- a CDS encoding SPOR domain-containing protein produces MKHILAILALMAFIAVAPEAKAQLSKKEKKEWKKKMKAMEPAEFKELVETNSSLESEVSELRGKVDNLQNEVQTKEERISTAQNQARQAQAELAEAREQLKALEEDASENETRTANGVVFKVQVGAYKNKDLAQYNDNSDNFSSEEEGGLQRITLGNFRDYWEADTFKKYLREMGVKDAWVVPYKDGQRVPMKDVLEGVI; encoded by the coding sequence ATGAAACATATTCTGGCTATTCTGGCACTTATGGCCTTTATCGCTGTTGCTCCTGAGGCTAAAGCCCAGCTTTCCAAAAAGGAAAAGAAGGAGTGGAAAAAGAAAATGAAGGCAATGGAGCCTGCCGAATTCAAGGAGTTAGTAGAGACTAACAGCAGCCTTGAAAGTGAGGTAAGTGAGCTGCGCGGCAAAGTGGACAACCTACAAAATGAGGTACAAACTAAAGAGGAGCGCATCTCTACTGCCCAAAACCAGGCACGCCAGGCCCAGGCAGAACTAGCCGAAGCCCGCGAGCAATTGAAGGCACTGGAGGAAGATGCCTCGGAAAATGAAACCCGTACAGCGAATGGAGTAGTCTTCAAAGTACAGGTAGGGGCTTACAAAAATAAGGACCTGGCCCAGTATAATGACAACAGTGACAACTTCAGCAGTGAAGAAGAGGGTGGCCTCCAGCGTATTACGCTAGGTAACTTTCGCGACTACTGGGAAGCTGATACTTTTAAGAAGTATCTGCGTGAAATGGGTGTAAAAGATGCCTGGGTCGTACCTTATAAGGACGGTCAGCGTGTGCCTATGAAAGACGTGCTCGAAGGCGTTATCTAA